Genomic segment of Apium graveolens cultivar Ventura chromosome 7, ASM990537v1, whole genome shotgun sequence:
CATCTTCTTTGTTGTGATCGTGGCCAGTGGCATGGCTtccgcccatttagtaaagtaatcaacAGCCACCACAGCATATTTCACACCCCCCTTTGCTTTGGAAAATTCTCCAATGAGATcgatcccccacatggcaaaaggCCAAGGACTTGTCAATGAAATAATAGACGTTGTCGGAGCATTGGAAAAATTAGCGAATCGCTGGCAACGGTCACAAGCCCGAACAAACTTGAAGGCATCTTCTTTCATAGTTGGCCAGTAATATCCTTGTCTGAGGACTTTTAATGCCAATGAACCACCCCCCGAGTGATTACCACAAATCCCTTCGTGCACCTCCCTGAGGATATAATTTCCTTCTTATATGTCCACGCAGCGTAACAGTGGTTGGTTAAATCCTCTCTTGTGTAACACCCCATTGTATTCAACATACTTAGCAGCTTGGTAACGTAGGCGTCGAGCCTGTAACTTGTATTCTCGTAACGCTCCCGTTCGAATATAGTTATGAATGTGGGTCATCCAATTCTCTAGCGGGGTTTCCCGTGTCTGGAACACTTCTACCTCTGGAACACTTGGTATCTCTTGGATTCCCAAAGGAATTTGTCCAAGTTGGATGCTATCCATTTGCGACCCCATCTTTGCCAAAGCATCCGCATTACTATTTTCCTCTCTTGGAACACCCTCTAGTCTGGCACTTCCAAACTTTTCCAATAGACGCTGCGCACATCTCATATATAACTCCGTCCGAGGTCCCCGAGCTTGGAAACCTCCGTTGACTTGATTTAAAACTAGCTCAGAGTCACTCCGAGCTATCAAATTTACAACCCCCGCTTCCAGAGCTATTTTCAGACCATTGATCAAGgcttcatactcagcatcattgttggtgACATAAAATTTGAAATGGATGGCACTCATCAAATGATGCCCTTCCGGGGTGACTAAGACAATCCCGGCGCCTGCTCCATTATTATTCACAGCCCCATCGACGTGCAAGATCCACCAAGGGTGTGGCAAttcttcattttcctcaacaGGAAGGCTTCCTTGTGAGGAAGGCTCTGCCAATACTATAGCCTTATTATCTACCTCAGAATCAAACTCAAGTATAAAATCTGCCAACGCCTGTCCCTTGATCGCCGTACGAGGACAATATTCCAAATCGAATTGCCCCAACTCTATCGCCCATTTCAACATCCTTCCCAATGATTCTGGTTTATGTAGAATATGCCAGAGCGGATAGGCGGTGCGAACCTCTATCCGGTGAGCTTGGAAATATGGTCTTAACTTTCACGCCATGAGAATAAAAGCGTATAATAATTTCTCCATGCTGGTATATCTGGTTTCTGCATCCAGCAGCCTTTTGCTCACATAGTACACGGGCCATTGATGGCTTGCTTCCTCTCTTACCAACACCGCGCTGACAGAGTATTCTAAGACCACCAAGTAAAGAATCAATGTTTCTCCGTCTTCCGTCTTGGCCAACATAGGAGGATTTCCCAACTActctttgattttcagaaaagcCTCTTCACAATCTGAGGTCCACACAAAATCTTTCCCCATTCCTTTGATTGCTTTGAAGAATTCTTTGCACATATCTGATGACTTTGAGACAAATCGATTTAAAGCTACAATCCTTCCCGTCAAACCCTGCACCTGCTTGACGCTGGTGGGGGATTTCATGTCCAACAGAGCCTTGATTTTTTCCGGGTTCGCCTCAATTCCTCGGTGGTTAACCatgaatcccaagaattttcccgATTCCACACCGACTACACACTTCTGAGGGTTCAGCTTCATTctatattttctcagaatatggAACATCTCAGCTAAGTCTGCGATGTGATCTTCCGCCTTCTTAGATTTTACAAGAATATCGTCCATGTATACCTCCATCGTCTTCCCAATCTGCCTCTTAAACATTTTGTTTACCAGTCTTTGATAAGTATCCAGCAGTTGATCAAACCAAATGGCATCCCAACGTAGCAATAGAGTCCCCTGTCGGTGATACAAGAGGTGTGCTCTTGGTCAGGCCCATACATGAGAATTTGATTATATCCGGAGTATGCATTCATGAAACTGAGCAAGGCATGTCATGTCGTAGCGTCGACCAACTGGTCAATTCTTGGCAAAGGGAAGCTATCCTTTGGGCACGCCTTattcagatcggtgaaatccacacatgttTTCCACTTGCCGTTAGGTTTTCTTACTAACACCGGGTTCGCTAGCCAATctgtgtgacgccctcaatctcggggttaggaaatgaggactcacacacctctattctaataattaaatatacataaaccccgattaactactaaaaggatcaacaggataaagtatgagacaagattacaactaccaatcataaaatataacttacaaacccaaaatattattaattaatcaatatcgattccggctgggaaccgacagataacccattgtatctttatacacctctttctaggcgcgagctcactcataacaaccactacctgctctggcaaccggaagccctcaacacggtagggaccaccaggtacgctcttatgagcagtgcgcctaagcctggccatcttcttgcttaactgccatggttagattaagacaaaacaaatgagtataaaactcatcaagtaactatatagcagttctaccaTAACaaatctcaatatactttgaataaactagggcattctattttaattaatctaggtggcagatttccatttttttttctttgaaataAGGAAAGGTATTTGAAGAATAGtagggctttcaagaaacaaggctcgaaataagacgaaagccgacattcatcacaaatcattataggatcagaatagatctttcgatagaggaaagcaacagtatttcaagatagaatcattcatatgatcaacaattttaagaatcagggttctcgagttTTAAACTCCACAATCACaaaatcaactcttttcaaagcaatataaaccattttcatttccaaaatcaatttactgaataaaagtttcagttcccttttaaatattcaattagaacccttgattggatcacgttatctttccatttcattatatacgggtgatcagcccgtatcgacctccattccggtctttaaggtaccaatcggcataatttcagccttaaattgcactagtcccactagcctcttaccatgactggactagtcccactagcctcttacgtctcaatccaatccatcaggaattcatttggaaaaccttgagttggaaaaaaataaataggttttcaaaaatccattttatcattaccaagcatttgaaatcattcggactctttcaagtcgaaactcattcttaaatcagattttaaagaaacaaagttcagggagtgattcaaaagTACGCAAGGAATATTTCACAAGAAtactgtatcaaggataacaaggcactaaattagaaggatcaacattggTTTAGGGATTAAcagggtgatcaagagaaacagggtatcattaaacagggttaacaaggataatcaaaaggctcaatataatccatggcttaataggtacttgaacagaaagacagattatcaaagggtgaaatcaataggattatcaataacaggttatcaagaacaagggtacttcaaatcaatatcagggtttcataaagcaagggtttcatattttaacagttcaatactctacatggtatgaacaacattctctttataaccgtttacacaagtaatcagagttacttgcctgaaattgctttcctgatggttgaactactgccacctagtaaatcctttcctttcctagcctgaatgccctcacgctccgaatctacaataaaaccaaaatcttaatttagattctcaactctcgttcccggaacgatcactctatacgataacttgagcatacgaatatagcttatacatataagcacatagcacatagcacatagcatatccctTATATACTTAGCAATCAAAGCGTATTAGCTtgaccttggctatttctcaaatcacactatcacgactcttttacgagtacaagACCTATTTACATCCAAACATTTACGTatatactatcacttatatcaatcaacttaatttccttttcttttgctccttaattcgaaccatacataTAAAACACATCCACGTATATTCATTTTCAACCTCATATAAGCAAGCACAACTAATGCAATTCACAAGGATCATTTAGCACTTAAACTTCATCCCTTTTTAACCAAAAATCCGAATCCTACTTTCATTAAGGATCGAAATCAACACTTTTGTTGAATTATTAAAGTTCAAACTCAACATTACTTAATCTTTGTCATGCAAATCAAAATCTCACTTAGCAATTCAATCCACTTaatttcacatttttattccttAGAATCCATTCGAgtttttccataaatcaacatacAAGAATGGATTTTAACATACAAGGCAATACATTACATTCTCTACCTATTTTAGTTTTTAACAAGATCATTCCATTCACTTAAACACCAAATCATGTAACACCTAACTCATTCCACCAACATGCATTTGCTCAATCAATAATTAACCCCcttttatcttgttttcattcgACAAAAACATAGTTTTTAACTCAAGGACTAATCAATAACATGCACTaattgatcttctttaaaactatcATACAATCACCTTTAAGCCACATAAACCTAGTGTTCAACAAGATTAACCCACAAAACCCGAAGTCCTCTTTTTTATTAGCAAAAGCCGAAGCAAAAACCCACATGCAAATCctcaatttttgattttctaagcaacaatcatatgcacacattcattttCTTCCTAACACAATCAATGGAATCATTTAATCAAGCACACACTTGAATTTCATCaaagaaacaaaacccttttctaaattttcaagaaatcataacatgcaacACTAAAATCCAACGATCACATCATGGAaaatccaccggctctcctttggatcatggccggtggtggtcgaacttgagagatTCCATAACGGATctcttctcgagtttatgacctccaatcacgcttaaattcactctcttagttatgcatcaagaaattgtttttcttaaacACAACCATAGTGATTACTTCTACAAAACCTTTATAATCACTTACATGCAAGTAGGAATCGAAGTATATACCAAGAATAACAACTAAT
This window contains:
- the LOC141674868 gene encoding uncharacterized protein LOC141674868; protein product: MLKWAIELGQFDLEYCPRTAIKGQALADFILEFDSEVDNKAIVLAEPSSQGSLPVEENEELPHPWWILHVDGAVNNNGAGAGIVLVTPEGHHLMSAIHFKFYVTNNDAEYEALINGLKIALEAGVVNLIARSDSELVLNQVNGGFQARGPRTELYMRCAQRLLEKFGSARLEGVPREENSNADALAKMGSQMDSIQLGQIPLGIQEIPSVPEVEVFQTRETPLENWMTHIHNYIRTGALREYKLQARRLRYQAAKYVEYNGVLHKRGFNQPLLRCVDI